A window of Callospermophilus lateralis isolate mCalLat2 chromosome 13, mCalLat2.hap1, whole genome shotgun sequence contains these coding sequences:
- the Arhgap21 gene encoding rho GTPase-activating protein 21 isoform X6 produces the protein MMATRRTGLPEGDGDKLNACQVPACEVSKNKDGKEQSETVSPSEDETFSWPGPKTVMLKRTSQGFGFTLRHFIVYPPESAIQFSYKDEENGNRGGKQRNRLEPMDTIFVKQVKEGGPAFEAGLCTGDRIIKVNGESVIGKTYSQVIALIQNSDTTLELSVMPKDEDILQVAYSQDAYLKGNEAYSGNARNIPEPPPVCYPWLPSAPSAMAQPVEISPPDSSLSKQQTSTPVLTQPGRAYRMEIQVPPSPTDVAKSNTAVCVCNESVRTVIVPSEKVVDLLSSRNNHTGPSHRTEEVRYGVSEQNPLKIVSRTTSPPSSIPAAHLIHQTAGSRSLEPCGILLKSGNYSGQSEGISSSRSQAVDSPSVSVNHYSPNSHQHIDWKNYKTYKEYIDNRRLHIGCRTIQERLDSLRAASQSTTDYNQVVPTRTSLQVRRRSTSHDRVPQSAQIRQRSVSQERLEDSVLMKYCPRSASQGALTSPPVSFSNHRTRSWDYIEGQGETLENVNSESQIPDSNGERKQTYKWSGFTEQDDRRGIYERPRQQEIHKSFRGSNLTVAPSVVNSDNRRMSGRGVGSVSQFKKIPPDLKTPQSNRNFQTTGGTSLPRGISQDRSPLVKVRSNSLKAPSTHITKPSFSQNSLVSIKDQRQVNHLHQNSVLNQQTWFRAESTADHQVETGKALSLSGASVKPGLQKSETVGTSGLELSLIQRNQDPNLQEAELQQSNALDNKETVILREKPPSGRQTPQPLRHQSYILAVNDQDTGSDTTCWLPNDARREVHIKRMEERKASNTSPPGDSLASIPFIDEPTSPSIDHDIAHIPASAVISASTCQVPSIATVPPSLTTSAPLIRRQLSHDQESVGPPSLDAQPNSKTERSKSYDEGLDDYREDAKLSFKHVSSLKGIKITDSQKSSEDSGSRKDSSSEVFSDAAKEGWLHFRPLVTDKGKRVGGSIRPWKQMYVVLRGHSLYLYKDKREQMPPSEEEQPISVNACLIDISYSETKRKNVFRLTTSDCECLFQAEDRDDMLAWIKTIQESSNLNEEDTGVTNRDLISRRIKEYNNLMSKAEQLPKTPRQSLSIRQTLLGAKSEPKTQSPHSPKEESERKLLSKDDTSPPKDKGTWRKGIPSIMRKTFEKKPTATGTFGVRLDDCPPAHTNRYIPLIVDICCKLVEERGLEYTGIYRVPGNNAAISSMQEELNKGMADIDIQDDKWRDLNVISSLLKSFFRKLPEPLFTNDKYADFIEANRKEDPLDRLKTLKRLIHDLPEHHYETLKFLSAHLKTVAENSEKNKMEPRNLAIVFGPTLVRTSEDNMTHMVTHMPDQYKIVETLIQHHDWFFTEEGAEEPLTSVQEENTVDSQPVPNIDHLLTNIGRTGVSPGDVSDSATSDSTKSKGSWGSGKDQYSRELLVSSIFAAASRKRKKPKEKAQPSSSEDELDNVFFKKENVEQCHNDIKEESKKESETIGRKQRLIIAKENSSKTDSTTKDEKTSLRKGSTPSEEPSPPHSSKHNRSPTLSSRFTILKESSKLLLSQKSSHFEETGSDSGTLLSTSSQASLARFSNKKSTSPEPKHCEFLANVGTITSDYSTTSSTMYLTSLDSSRLSPEVQSVAESKGDEADDERSELISEGRPVETDSESEFPVFPTALTSERVFRGKLQEVTKTSRRNSEGSEVSCTEGSLTPSLDSRRQLFSSHKLIECDTLSRKKSARFKSDSGSLGDTKSEKETPSITKVFDVMKKGKSTGSLLTPTRSESEKPEPTWKTKIADRLKLRPRAPADDMFGVGNQKTNAETAKRKNIKRRHTLGGHRDATEISVLNFWKAHEQSGERESELSAVNRLKPKCSAQDLSISDWLARERLRTSTSDLSRGETGDPQLENPGTSESPRTETTWSFQSDTGSSSSTLASTNRPHLSIPPQLPDQINGENFQNMSQNASSATNAHPHKLSETPGSKAQLHPCL, from the exons GAAAACAAAGAAACCGCTTGGAACCAATGGATACCATATTTGTTAAACAAGTTAAAGAAGGAGGACCTGCCTTTGAAGCTGGATTATGCACAG GTGACCGAATTATAAAAGTCAATGgagaaagtgttattggaaagacCTATTCCCAAGTAATTGCTCTAATTCAGAACAG TGATACAACATTGGAACTTAGTGTTATGCCAAAAGATGAAGATATTCTCCAAGTG GCATATTCTCAAGATGCCTACCTGAAAGGCAATGAAGCCTATAGCGGCAATGCCCGTAATATACCCGAACCTCCACCAGTTTGCTATCCCTGGTTGCCATCTGCCCCTTCAGCCATGGCACAGCCAGTTGAAATATCTCCTCCAGATTCGTCATTGAGCAAACAGCAAACCAGTACACCAGTCCTGACACAACCTGGCAGGGCTtatagaatggaaatacaagtgcCTCCATCACCAACAGATGTTGCAAAATCAAACACAGCAGTGTGTGTTTGCAATGAAAGTGTAAGGACTGTCATTGTGCCTTCTGAGAAGGTTGTAGACTTGTTATCCAGTAGAAACAACCATACAGGTCCTTCACACAGAACTGAAGAAGTGAGGTATGGTGTAAGtgaacagaaccctttaaaaataGTGTCAAGAAccacatcaccaccatcatcaattCCTGCTGCCCATCTTATTCATCAGACTGCAGGTTCTAGGTCACTAGAACCTTGTGGAATTTTACTTAAGTCTGGAAATTACAGTGGACAATCTGAAGGAATCTCAAGCAGTAGATCTCAAGCTGTAGATTCTCCTTCTGTATCTGTTAATCACTATTCCCCAAATTCCCATCAGCACATAGACTggaaaaactataaaacttacAAGGAGTATATTGATAACAGACGATTGCACATAGGTTGTCGGACAATTCAAGAAAGATTGGATAGTTTAAGAGCAGCATCTCAGAGCACGACAGATTATAACCAGGTGGTACCAACCCGCACTTCTTTGCAGGTACGACGCCGAAGCACCTCTCATGATCGAGTGCCCCAGTCTGCTCAGATTCGGCAACGCAGTGTCTCCCAGGAAAGACTGGAAGATTCTGTGCTAATGAAGTATTGTCCAAGAAGTGCATCTCAAGGCGCACTGACATCTCCACCCGTTAGTTTCAGTAATCATAGAACTCGTTCATGGGATTACATTGAGGGACAGGGTGAAACCTTAGAAAATGTTAATTCTGAAAGTCAAATACCTGATTCAAATGGGGAGCGAAAACAGACTTATAAGTGGAGTGGGTTTACTGAACAGGATGATAGACGAGGTATTTATGAAAGGCCCAGGCAACAAGAAATTCATAAATCTTTTCGAGGTTCAAATTTGACCGTGGCTCCAAGTGTTGTTAATTCTGATAATAGGCGAATGAGTGGTAGAGGAGTGGGATCTGTgtcacagtttaaaaaaattccaccagatctAAAAACACCGCAGTCCAACAGGAATTTTCAAACTACTGGTGGAACATCACTGCCACGAGGTATTTCACAAGACAGGTCACCTCTTGTAAAAGTCCGGAGTAATTCTCTGAAAGCACCTTCTACACATATCACAAAACCATCATTCAGTCAGAACTCACTGGTGTCTATCAAAGACCAAAGACAGGTAAATCACTTGCATCAAAACAGTGTATTGAATCAGCAGACGTGGTTCAGAGCTGAAAGCACCGCTGATCACCAAGTGGAGACTGGGAAGgccctctctttatctggagcttCTGTTAAGCCTGGCCTTCAGAAGAGCGAGACTGTGGGCACTTCAGGTTTAGAACTCTCTCTTATTCAAAGGAATCAAGATCCAAATTTACAAGAGGCTGAACTTCAGCAATCAAATGCTTTAGATAATAAAGAAACTGTCAtcctaagagaaaaacctccatctGGTCGCCAAACACCACAGCCTTTAAGGCATCAGTCTTACATCTTAGCAGTAAATGACCAGGATACCGGGTCAGATACCACCTGCTGGTTGCCAAATGATGCGCGCCGAGAGGTCCATATAAAAAGAATGGAGGAAAGGAAAGCCTCAAATACCAGCCCGCCTGGAGATTCCTTGGCTTCCATCCCATTTATAG ATGAGCCAACTAGCCCTAGCATTGATCATGATATTGCCCATATCCCTGCTTCTGCTGTTATCTCTGCCTCTACCTGTCAAGTCCCCTCAATAGCAACTGTTCCTCCCAGTCTCACAACTTCTGCTCCTTTAATTCGACGTCAGCTGTCCCACGACCAAG AATCTGTTGGACCACCTAGCCTGGATGCCCAGCCCAACTCAAAAACAGAAAGATCAAAATCATATGATGAGGGTCTGGATGATTATAGAGAAGATGCAAAATT ATCCTTTAAGCATGTATCTAGCCTGAAGGGCATCAAG ATCACAGATAGTCAAAAGTCATCAGAAGACTCTGGATCCAGAAAAGATTCTTCTTCAGAGGTTTTCAGTGATGCTGCAAAAGAAGGGTGGCTCCATTTCCGACCACTTGTCACCGATAAGGGCAAG CGTGTTGGTGGAAGTATTCGTCCTTGGAAACAGATGTATGTTGTACTTCGGGGCCATTCTCTGTACTTGTACAAAGATAAGAGAGAGCAGATGCCTCCTTCTGAGGAAGAGCAACCCATCAGTGTTAATGCTTGCCTGATAGACATCTCTTACAGTGAGAccaagaggaaaaatgtgtttcgacTTACCACATCCGATTGTGAATGTCTATTTCAGGCAGAAGACAGAGATGATATGTTAGCATGGATCAAGACTATCCAGGAAAGTAGCAACCTAAACGAAGAG GACACTGGAGTTACTAACAGGGATTTAATTAGTCGGAGAATAAAAGAATATAACAATCTGATGAG CAAAGCAGAACAGTTGCCAAAAACACCTCGCCAGAGTCTCAGCATCAGGCAAACTTTACTTGGTGCTAAATCAGAGCCAAAGACTCAAAGCCCACATTCTCCAAAGGAAGAATCTGAAAGGAAACTTCTCAGCAAAG ATGATACCAGTCCCCCAAAAGACAAAGGCACGTGGAGAAAAGGCATTCCAAGCATTATGAGAAAGACATTTGAGAAAAAGCCTACTGCTACAGGAACATTTGGCGTCCGACTGGATGATTGTCCGCCAGCTCATACTAATCGG TATATTCCATTAATAGTTGATATATGTTGCAAATTAGTTGAAGAAAGAGGTCTCGAATATACAGGTATTTACAGAGTTCCTGGAAATAATGCAGCCATTTCAAGTATGCAAGAAGAACTCAACAAGGGAATGGCTGATATTGATATACAAGATGAT AAATGGCGAGATTTGAATGTGATAAGCAGTTTACTAAAATCCTTCTTCAGAAAACTCCCTGAACCTCTCTTCACAAATG AtaaatatgctgattttattgAAGCCAATCGTAAAGAAGATCCTCTAGATCGGCTGAAAACATTGAAAAGACTA ATCCACGATTTGCCTGAACATCATTATGAAACCCTTAAGTTTCTTTCGGCTCATCTGAAGACAGTAGCAGAAAATTCGGAAAAAAATAAG ATGGAACCAAGAAACCTAGCAATTGTTTTTGGTCCAACTCTAGTGCGAACATCAGAAGACAACATGACCCACATGGTCACACACATGCCCGACCAGTACAAGATTGTAGAGACACTCATCCAGCAT catGACTGGTTTTTCACGGAAGAGGGTGCTGAAGAGCCTCTT ACCTCAGTGCAGGAGGAAAACACAGTAGACTCCCAGCCAGTGCCAAACATAGATCATTTACTCACCAACATTGGAAGGACAGGAGTCTCCCCTGGAGATGTATCAG ATTCAGCCACTAGTGACTCAACAAAATCTAAG GGTTCTTGGGGATCTGGAAAGGATCAGTATAGCAGAGAACTGCTTGTGTCCTCCATCTTTGCAGCCGCTAGTCGCAAGAGGAAAAAGCCAAAAGAAAAAGCACAACCCAGTAGCTCAGAAGATGAATTGGACAATGTATTTTTTAAGAAGGAAAATGTGGAACAATGTCACAATGACATTAAAGAAGAATCCAAAAAGGAAAGTGAGACAATAGGCAGAAAACAAAGGCTCATCATTGCCAAAGAAAACAGTTCTAAGACAGATAGCACAACAAAAGATGAGAAGACATCTCTACGAAAAGGGAGCACACCATCTGAAGAACCCTCCCCACCACACAGTTCCAAACATAACAGGTCGCCAACTCTTAGCAGTCGCTTTACTATCCTGAAAGAGAGCTCTAAATTACTTCTCTCACAAAAGTCCTCCCATTTTGAGGAGACAGGGTCTGACTCTGGCACTTTGCTTAGCACATCTTCCCAGGCTTCTCTGGCAAGGTTTTCTAACAAGAAATCTACCAGTCCAGAACCTAAACATTGTGAGTTTTTGGCCAATGTTGGCACCATCACCTCAGATTATTCCACTACATCATCAACTATGTACTTGACTAGCCTCGACTCCAGTCGACTAAGCCCTGAAGTGCAATCTGTGGCAGAAAGCAAGGGAGATGAGGCTGATGATGAGAGAAGCGAACTGATAAGTGAGGGGCGGCCTGTGGAGACTGACAGTGAGAGCGAGTTTCCTGTCTTCCCCACAGCTTTGACTTCCGAGAGGGTTTTCCGAGGAAAACTGCAAGAGGTTACTAAGACAAGCCGTAGAAACTCAGAAGGAAGTGAAGTAAGTTGTACCGAGGGAAGTTTAACACCAAGTTTAGATAGCCGGAGACAACTCTTTAGTTCACATAAACTTATTGAATGTGATACACTATCCAGAAAAAAGTCTGCAAGATTCAAGTCAGACAGTGGAAGTCTAGGAGATACCAAGAGCGAGAAAGAAACACCTTCAATAACCAAAGTGTTTGATGTCatgaaaaaaggaaaatcaaCTGGGAGTCTACTAACACCAACCAGAAGTGAATCAGAAAAGCCAGAACCCACTTGGAAAACAAAAATAGCAGATCGACTCAAGCTGAGACCCAGAGCACCTGCAGATGATATGTTTGGAGTAGGGaatcaaaaaacaaatgccgaaactGCTAAAAGGAAAAACATCAAGCGCAGACACACACTAGGAGGACACAGAGATGCTACTGAAATCAGCGTTTTGAATTTCTGGAAAGCACATGAGCAGAGTGGGGAGAGAGAATCTGAACTTTCAGCTGTGAATCGGTTAAAACCAAAATGCTCAGCCCAGGACCTCTCAATCTCAGATTGGCTTGCCAGGGAGCGCCTACGCACGAGCACATCTGACCTTAGCAGAGGAGAAACCGGAGACCCCCAGCTGGAGAACCCTGGCACATCAGAATCACCCAGGACCGAGACAACTTGGTCTTTTCAATCTGACACTGGCAGTTCTTCTAGTACTTTGGCTTCAACAAATAGGCCCCATCTTTCCATACCACCACAGTTACCTGACcaaataaatggagaaaacttccagaacatgagccaaaatgcTAGTTCTGCAACTAATGCCcatcctcataaactgtctgaaaCCCCAGGAAGTAAAGCACAGCTTCATCCCTGTCTTTAA